The sequence CTTCTTTATAATTAAATAACCTTGATATTTGTTTAATTAGGGGATTCTAATTTGAATCAGCTGTTATTTTTGCAGATATCATATTTTCTATTTTTATGTTTTTCGGCTGACTTAATAAGCCATTACATTTTTATCTTTGGGTATTTTCTATATTTTCATCAGATTTATATCAAGTTTTAACTTTTAATATTCAGAAAATTAAGATATATTTTGATATTTATTCAAAATTTCTTTCCCTTCAGCTGCTATAAATAATTTGTTTCCATGCTCTGAAACATATATAAGAGCTTCTTTCATAGCAGGTATATCTCCAAGTTTTTCATAACATAAAGCTGAGTAATATTTAGAAAAACACTTACTGCAGGGAACATTTTCTTGTTGAAATTTTTTTTCATAGTAATCAATTACTTTTTGATATTCTCCATCAAGTCTATCAAGATGAACAGCTATTTCTTTTATTAATTTTTTTAAACGATCAACCATACTGTCTTTATTTCCAATATGAATATTTTTATTGTTTTTATCTTCAGAAGCAGCAGTAATATTTTTATAACATTCCTGCAAATAAGCATTATAATGTTCTACCATTGCTCTATCTCCATCTACAGCATAAAATACACACAAGTTATAATAATATGCAGCTTTAAAAGTAGAGTTTTTTTCCAGTTTATCTAATGGAATATTTTCAGCAGTTAATATTGCTTTTTTTATATCTCCATTTGAGAAATATCCAACAGAAAGATTAAGGGTAACAAAAAAATATTCCATCCTGTTTTTTATTATTTTTTTATCAAGAATATTTTTATTCATTTTAATATAGGTTTCAGGATCACATTGTATATCAAGAACAACTGAAGGTTCTTTTATTTTTTTTAAAATATAGAAGTTTTTTCCTAAAATCACTGCCAAACTTAAAACTGTTATTATAGCCAGACTCCAAATAACTGTAGATATCATTGTATTTTTCCCCCAAACCCCTTAATAAATTTTATAAAAATTTTTATTCACTCATTGTAAAACATTTCTTTGATATTTTATCTTAGATCTATATTTTATAAAATATCATAAGAAAAGTTATAAAAATCATTTCAATTCCAAATAAAAATATATAATTTTTTTAGTATAAATTTCTCTGAAAAAATTAATCAAACTTCATTTATATAATATCTTATTTTAATAAAAATTTCTACCTAATATTAAGTTTTATCTTTTTTCATTATGTAGCTAATATTTTTTATTTATATATTTCATTATTTTAAAGAGAGTCAATGTTGTATTCTTCTTGTATATATAGTATAATTTATAGGAAGAATTTAAAATACTTATGAGGTGAATATTGTGGATCAAAGAATTGAAAAATTAGCTAAAAATCTTATCAGCCACTCTTGCAGAATAGAAAAAGGCGAAAAAGTTTTAATAGAATCTTTTGGAGAAGCTTCTAAAAATCTGGTGAAAGCCTTAATAAAAGAAACATACGCAGCTGGGGGATATCCATTTGTTACAAATAAAGATCAAACTCTATTAAGAGAACTATTAAAAGGGTGCAGTATAGAGCAAATAAAAATGATGGCTAAATATGAACTTGAAAGAATGAAGGATATGGATGCCTACATTGCCATCAGAGGAACTGATAATTCTACTGAAATGTCAGATATAGCTTCTGATAAAATGAAAATATATTCTGAATATTTTACTAATCCTGTTCATTTAAATGAAAGAGTAAATAATACTAAATGGGTAGTTCTAAGATATCCAAATAATTCTATGGCTCAGCTTGCAGGTACATCTCTTGAAGCATTTGAAGATTTTTATTTTGATGTATGCTGTTTAGATTATTCTAAAATGGAAAAGGCTATGGAATCTTTATCAATTCTTTTAAACAAAACTGATAAAGTAAGGATAAAAGGAAATGGTACTGATATATCTTTTTCTATTAAAAATATTCCAAATGTAAAATGTTATGGACTTAGAAATATTCCTGATGGAGAAATATATACTGCTCCTGTTAAAGACAGTGTCAATAGAGTTATTTCTTATAACACACCATCTAACTATCAGGGATTTACATTTGAAAATATAACTTTTGAATTTAAAGATGGAAAAATAATAAAAGCTGCAAGTAATGATAGTGACAAAATCAATCAAATTTTAGATACTGATGAAGGAGCAAGATATATAGGAGAATTTGCTATTGGAGTTAATCCATATGTTTTAAAGCCTATGAAAGATACTCTTTTTGATGAAAAAATAGCTGGAAGCATCCACTTTACACCTGGACAGGCCTATAAAGCTGCAGATAATGGAAATAATTCAAGTATTCACTGGGACCTTGTTTTAATTCAAAGAGAAGAATGGGGTGGAGGAGAAATCTGGTTTGATGATGTTCTCATCAGAAAAGATGGTATCTTTGTTATTGATGAATTAAAAGTATTAAATCCAGAAAACTTAAAATAATTTACTAGGAGGAATAATGAATATTCTTATGGCGCTTTCTCAGCTGGAAGTAACTGGAGCGGAGGTTTATGCTGTTACTCTTGGTGATGAACTTATTAAGAGAGGAAATAATGTAATTATAGTCTCAGATACTCTTACAAAGGAAAGCAAGGCTAAATATATAAAATTAGAATTTAACAAAAGAGGTTTTAAGGAACGTATAAATCAGATAAAAACTCTTTTAAGAATAATAAAAGAAAATGATATACACATAGTTCATGCACATTCAAGAGCTTCTTCATGGAGCTCTCAAATAGCATGTAAAATTGCTGGGATACCTCTTGTTACATCTACACATGGAAGACAGCCAGTACATTTGAGCAGAAAAATATTTAAAGCATTTGGAGATTTGACTATTCCTGTATGTGAAAATATTCAGAAACATCTAATAAATGAGCTTGGAGTTTCATCTAAAAATACTGTGGTATTAAGAAATCCTGTCAAT is a genomic window of Fusobacterium sp. containing:
- a CDS encoding aminopeptidase, which gives rise to MDQRIEKLAKNLISHSCRIEKGEKVLIESFGEASKNLVKALIKETYAAGGYPFVTNKDQTLLRELLKGCSIEQIKMMAKYELERMKDMDAYIAIRGTDNSTEMSDIASDKMKIYSEYFTNPVHLNERVNNTKWVVLRYPNNSMAQLAGTSLEAFEDFYFDVCCLDYSKMEKAMESLSILLNKTDKVRIKGNGTDISFSIKNIPNVKCYGLRNIPDGEIYTAPVKDSVNRVISYNTPSNYQGFTFENITFEFKDGKIIKAASNDSDKINQILDTDEGARYIGEFAIGVNPYVLKPMKDTLFDEKIAGSIHFTPGQAYKAADNGNNSSIHWDLVLIQREEWGGGEIWFDDVLIRKDGIFVIDELKVLNPENLK